The genomic window TGGTTTTTTCATACTCGCTCACCACTTCCACAGCACGCAAGCGTTTACCTTCCGACCAATATTTTTCTGCCAATTCCGCCAGCGTGTACAGCAAGGCGATATCGCGTTTGATCACTTTCTTGATCTGTGGCCGCACCACTTTGACAATAACTTCACGACCATCTGCCAATTTGGCCGGATGTACTTGCGCAATCGACGCAGACGCCAAGGGCGTCTCATCAAAATCGCACAGCACTTCCTCAATGGGTTTGCCGTAGGCTTTTTCGATGACGGCACGCGCCTCATGGCCGGGAAACGGTGGCACGCGGTCTTGCAGCTTGGCCAACTCCTGCGCAATATCCGGCGGCAACAAATCTGGACGCGTGGAAAGCATCTGACCGAATTTGACAAAAATTGGCCCCAAATCTTCCAATGCATGACGAATTCGTTCGCCGCGCGGCTGTTGGTTTCGACCAAACCAATTCCACGGCAAGAGATGCAACACAAAACGCACCGGCCGGAACAAATGCATGGCCAAAATCAATTCGTCCAGGCCATGACGAACCAGCACTCTATTGATGGTCAATAAGCGCAATAACTGGGAAATACGTTTCAACCGTTGTTCTCCAGCTGGGTCTGCAGGCGCATAATTCGCGCCGCCACACGATCAACGTGAGCGCGCACCTCATCTACCCGATTATAATAATCATCCAGTTCAACTTTACTGGGAACATCGCGACGTTCTTCGGTCACATACTCTGCACTGTCGCGCAACAACCCCTGCACGGTTCGCGAAAAAAAGGAAAACGCGTCCTGCGCCGCCCGCCCCAATTGATGAGCCGCCACATCGCCGACCACACGGGACAATGGTTCTTCCCAATCAAGTTCCATATTTTTCAAAATGTGCTGTACGCGCTGTCCCAAACGAACATCGCCTTCAATTTTGACATCGCCAGACAACACACGATCACGCTCATGCGTCATCGCCGTGTGCAACAGCGAAAACAAACCACCACGAATCGTGGCATCGACCTGAC from Gammaproteobacteria bacterium includes these protein-coding regions:
- a CDS encoding SCP2 sterol-binding domain-containing protein, which codes for MRLPAPVLMSMEMAFNRVLRMDPESLEAFDGLSGKVIVIDAIGTGLILYLMPALDGVRLADHYDGQVDATIRGGLFSLLHTAMTHERDRVLSGDVKIEGDVRLGQRVQHILKNMELDWEEPLSRVVGDVAAHQLGRAAQDAFSFFSRTVQGLLRDSAEYVTEERRDVPSKVELDDYYNRVDEVRAHVDRVAARIMRLQTQLENNG